A single region of the Lycium barbarum isolate Lr01 chromosome 2, ASM1917538v2, whole genome shotgun sequence genome encodes:
- the LOC132628230 gene encoding F-box/kelch-repeat protein At5g42350-like: protein MTSERLTGEESLQQDLESLSVSKRLVRSVSQKLKKKNHRSGGGEEDDDRGFSLRCLTLYGRGGGCKVGADTGDDLGDSCGKRRSNASEEGKGYAPICGNEETTVDCFSYGMREKFWRRTNRKSQELEANKSMNVFLPDDIVEMCLLRLPFISLVNARLVCKKWRNMTMMPRFWRMRQEGSFQNPWLFLFGVVKDGCCSAEIHALDVSFNQWHKINSEVLKGRFLFSVAGIHDDVYVVGGCSSLTNFGKVDKSSFKTHKSVLIFSPLMRTWRKAAPMKHARSSPILGTYEISSDCLIIRNQQTRDRRFYRPRVGGVSDVYEDPHRLSVRRQFRHSLDENEVTFLPNVKPYKFVKQKSEHSNKDQRRFLLIAVGGLGCWDEPLDSGEIYDSMSNKWTEIQRLPVDFGMACSGVVCNGMFYVYSETDKLAAYDVEKGYWVRIQTSPFPTRVHEYHPKLICCNSRLFMLSVSWCEGEGQIGRRNKAVRKLWELDLVYLTWKEVSTHPDAPMDWNAAFIADKRSIFGVEMFKIFGQVLDFLTVGDVSDAGINWSHISRNRLPHELDAASCLTKSMAVLNL from the coding sequence ATGACATCAGAAAGATTAACAGGAGAAGAATCTCTTCAACAAGACTTGGAGTCTTTAAGCGTGTCGAAAAGGCTAGTCAGAAGTGTGAGCCAAAAGCTGAAAAAGAAGAACCATAGAAGTGGAGGAGGAGAAGAGGATGACGACCGGGGTTTCTCCTTGAGATGTCTAACGCTATATGGCAGAGGGGGTGGTTGCAAAGTGGGTGCTGACACTGGTGACGACTTAGGAGATTCATGCGGTAAAAGAAGGTCAAATGCAAGTGAGGAAGGCAAAGGGTATGCCCCAATATGTGGAAATGAAGAAACCACAGTAGATTGCTTCTCTTATGGGATGAGGGAAAAATTCTGGAGAAGGACTAATAGGAAATCTCAAGAGCTTGAAGCGAACAAAAGCATGAATGTGTTCTTGCCAGATGATATTGTTGAAATGTGCTTATTGAGGCTTCCGTTTATAAGTCTCGTGAATGCTAGGTTAGTGTGCAAGAAATGGAGAAACATGACAATGATGCCTCGTTTCTGGCGAATGAGGCAGGAAGGTTCGTTTCAAAATCCATGGTTGTTTCTTTTTGGGGTTGTAAAAGACGGTTGTTGTTCTGCAGAAATACATGCATTGGATGTTTCCTTCAACCAATGGCATAAAATTAATTCTGAAGTTCTGAAAGGGAGGTTTTTATTTTCTGTTGCTGGTATccatgatgatgtttatgttgtTGGAGGCTGTTCTAGCCTTACTAACTTTGGGAAAGTTGATAAGAGCTCATTCAAGACACATAAAAGCGTGCTCATTTTTAGTCCATTGATGAGAACGTGGCGTAAAGCTGCACCGATGAAGCATGCAAGATCATCCCCTATTTTAGGAACTTATGAGATCAGTTCAGATTGTTTGATTATTAGGAACCAACAAACTCGAGACAGAAGATTTTACCGTCCGAGAGTTGGTGGTGTCTCTGATGTTTATGAAGATCCTCATAGACTTTCAGTGAGACGCCAATTTCGACATTCTCTGGATGAAAACGAGGTTACATTCTTGCCCAATGTGAAACCATACAAGTTTGTCAAACAAAAAAGTGAACATTCAAATAAAGATCAAAGACGCTTTCTCTTGATTGCTGTAGGAGGTCTCGGGTGCTGGGACGAGCCTCTGGATTCTGGAGAAATTTATGATTCCATGTCAAATAAATGGACAGAGATCCAGAGGCTGCCTGTGGATTTCGGAATGGCTTGTTCAGGGGTCGTGTGCAATGGAATGTTTTATGTTTATTCAGAAACCGATAAGCTAGCAGCGTACGACGTTGAGAAGGGCTATTGGGTTAGAATCCAAACTAGTCCATTCCCAACCCGAGTTCATGAATACCACCCTAAACTTATATGCTGTAATAGTCGGCTATTCATGCTATCCGTCTCCTGGTGTGAAGGGGAAGGTCAGATTGGCAGGAGAAACAAAGCAGTAAGAAAGCTTTGGGAGCTTGATCTTGTTTATCTCACTTGGAAAGAAGTTTCAACACATCCAGATGCCCCAATGGATTGGAACGCTGCATTTATAGCTGATAAACGCTCTATATTTGGAGTCGAAATGTTCAAAATATTCGGGCAGGTGCTAGACTTCTTGACTGTTGGAGATGTGTCTGATGCTGGAATAAACTGGAGCCATATCTCAAGGAACCGTCTCCCTCATGAATTGGATGCTGCTTCTTGCTTGACGAAGTCCATGGCAGTACTGAATTTGTAA
- the LOC132628231 gene encoding uncharacterized protein LOC132628231: protein MATKGCILIVALLLVPATVLCIQDKCAACSAIAEELEHGLLKEKPRNHLDMRHRLDSKGQREGKLIDYRVSELRVVELLEDLCEKMQDYTLEKVDSSTKTWIKVDNWDHLKTNKQEARAHAKAMSSFCGRLLEQTEDELAELIKKGSVKVGDVTKVLCEDLSNYCNGTSSNKAVGDENEDADREL from the exons ATGGCGACAAAGGGATGTATTTTGATTGTTGCTTTATTATTAGTACCAGCTACAGTACTCTGCATCCAAGATAAATGTGCTGCTTGCTCTGCCATTGCT GAGGAGCTGGAGCATGGACTTTTGAAA GAAAAGCCAAGAAACCACTTAGACATGAGACATCGTCTGGATTCTAAAGGTCAGCGTGAAGGGAAACTTATTGATTACAG AGTCAGTGAGCTAAGAGTTGTTGAACTCTTGGAGGACCTCTGTGAAAAGATGCAAGATTATACACTGGAGAAG GTGGATTCAAGCACAAAAACTTGGATCAAAGTAGATAATTGGGACCATCTCAAGACTA ATAAGCAAGAAGCTCGAGCACATGCAAAAGCTATGTCATCCTTCTGTGGAAG GTTACTCGAGCAAACTGAAGATGAG TTGGCAGAACTGATAAAGAAAGGATCAGTCAAAGTTGGAGATGTTACCAAGGTATTATGCGAAGATCTCAGCAACTATTGCAACGGAACAAG TTCCAATAAGGCAGTAGGTGATGAAAACGAAGATGCAGACAGAGAACTTTGA
- the LOC132628232 gene encoding probable protein phosphatase 2C 27, which translates to MHMAACTDFSPPYAIVEGGYSKENTSAVKEELLDGSNELKQTIDKPLRDLSAAVVADTDLDVEITEKGFQHPSKGQSKFEPVFRSGSCAEKGPKQYMEDEHICIDDLLIHVNEIAGSTSPAAFYGVFDGHGGTDAALFVRNNILKFITEDPCFPMCLEKALKNAFLKADYAFADDNSIDISSGTTALTALMFGRTMIVANAGDCRAVLGKRGRAIELSKDHKPNTASERPRIEKLGGVIYDGYLNGQLSIARALGDWHMKSPKGSACPLSAEPELQETLLTEDDEFLIMGCDGLWDVMSSQCAVTMARKELMLHNDPERCSRELVREALKRNTCDNLTVIIICFSPDPPPRIEVPPTRICRNISVEGLNLLKSVLESNS; encoded by the exons ATGCATATGGCTGCCTGTACAGATTTTTCACCACCATATGCTATTGTAGAAGGGGGATACAGTAAGGAGAATACATCTGCTGTAAAAGAAGAATTACTAGACGGATCGAACGAACTAAAGCAGACAATTGATAAGCCACTACGAGATCTTTCTGCTGCAGTTGTAGCCGACACTGATTTG GATGTTGAAATAACTGAGAAGGGTTTCCAGCACCCTTCAAAGGGACAATCAAAATTTGAACCAGTATTTCGTTCTGGAAGCTGTGCTGAGAAAGGACCCAAACAGTACATGGAGGATGAACACATCTGTATAGATGATCTTCTCATACATGTTAATGAAATTGCAGGTTCCACTTCCCCAGCAGCATTCTATGGG GTCTTTGATGGCCATGGGGGTACAGATGCAGCATTATTTGTGAGGAACAATATTCTTAAGTTCATAACTGAGGATCCTTGTTTTCCCATGTGTTTAGAGAAGGCACTCAAGAATGCTTTTTTGAAAGCTGACTATGCCTTTGCCGATGATAATTCTATTGACATATCCTCTGGCACCACAGCACTTACAGCTCTAATGTTTGGAAG AACCATGATCGTTGCTAATGCAGGGGATTGTCGTGCTGTTCTGGGCAAACGAGGTAGAGCCATTGAGTTGTCTAAGGACCACAAACCAAATACCGCATCTGAAAGACCGAGAATAGAGAAACTTGGGGGAGTCATATATGACGGATACTTAAACGGACAGTTATCTATAGCACGTGCACTAGGAGATTGGCACATGAAAAGCCCTAAAGGTTCTGCCTGCCCCTTGAGTGCAGAGCCGGAGTTGCAGGAAACATTGTTGACCGAGGATGATGAGTTCCTAATTATGGGTTGTGATGGTCTTTGGGATGTTATGAGCAGCCAATGTGCTGTTACGATGGCCAGGAAAGAACTCATGCTGCATAACGACCCAGAAAGATGTTCAAGAGAACTTGTAAGGGAAGCCCTCAAGCGCAACACGTGTGATAACTTAACAGTAATTATAATTTGTTTTTCTCCTGATCCTCCACCTAGGATAGAAGTACCTCCTACTCGAATATGTAGAAACATATCAGTTGAAGGACTGAATCTTCTAAAAAGTGTACTGGAAAGCAACTCATGA
- the LOC132628233 gene encoding glutamate receptor 3.3 — MLIKHAKILVCRSSRMNVVWIFVSCLVCLGVSSDGLSGNGTSRPAVVNVGAIFTFDSTIGRVAKIAIQEAVKDVNSNSSVLQGTKLVVKLQNSNCSGFLGMVGALKFMETDVVAVIGPQSSVVAHTISHVANELQVPFLSFAATDPTLSSLQFPYFLRTTQSDLYQMTAIAEIIEYYGWKEAIAIFIDDDYGRNGISALDDTLASRRCRISYKAGISPGATVTRGDIMDVLVKVALMESRVIVLHAYPKVGFMVLSVAHYLGMMGDGYVWISTDWLTTVLDSSSPLPLETMDTMQGVLVLRQHTPDSENKRAFSSRWNKLTGGLLGLNSYALHAYDTVWLVAHAIDSFFNQGGRVSFSNDTKLQSAEGSNLHLEAMSIFDGGPLLLKNLLQSDFIGLTGPFKFSPDNSLIRPAYDIINVIGTGFRRVGYWSNYSGLSILPPETFYSSPPNRSSANQKIYSVVWPGNNVQKPRGWVFPNNGKQLRIGVPIRVSYREFVSQIQGTNNFKGFCIDVFTAAVNLLPYAVPHQFVPYGNGHENPSYTDMVKLITAGKFDGVVGDIAIVTNRTRIVDFTQPYVASGLVVVAPFQKLNSGGWAFLRPFSAQMWGVITIFFLFVGMVVWILEHRTNDEFRGPPKQQLITILWFSLSTLFFAHRENTVSTLGRMVLIIWLFVVLIINSSYTASLTSILTVQQLYSPIKGIESLKEIDEPIGFQVGSFAERYLEEIGIPKSRLVALGSPEQYATALQRGPAKGGVAAVVDERPYVELFLSNQCKFRIVGQEFTKSGWGFAFPRDSPLAVDLSTAILTLSENGDLQRIHDKWLARSACSLDNAELESDRLHLRSFSGLFLICGIACFIALLIYFLQILRKFRRTSKAEVVSDGQSNTSRSKRLQTLLSLIDEKSDKSNRGSKRRKIDRSVSDDNIESDLGRDSRLRESQVASQNEIH, encoded by the exons ATGTTAATTAAGCACGCAAAGATCCTGGTGTGCCGTTCATCTAGGATGAATGTGGTTTGGATTTTTGTCTCTTGTCTGGTATGCCTTGGAGTGAGTTCAGATGGGTTGAGTGGAAATGGGACGTCAAGGCCAGCTGTTGTAAACGTTGGAGCTATTTTTACATTTGACTCTACAATTGGAAGAGTTGCCAAGATTGCAATTCAGGAGGCTGTCAAAGATGTTAATTCCAACTCTAGCGTCCTCCAAGGAACCAAACTTGTTGTGAAGTTGCAAAATTCCAATTGCAGTGGGTTTCTTGGCATGGTCGGAG CCTTGAAATTTATGGAGACTGATGTTGTTGCAGTAATAGGACCACAATCCTCTGTAGTGGCCCATACGATATCCCATGTTGCTAATGAACTCCAAGTTCCATTCTTATCATTTGCTGCTACTGATCCCACACTCTCCTCTCTTCAGTTTCCTTATTTTCTCAGGACAACTCAAAGTGATCTGTACCAGATGACTGCAATAGCTGAGATCATAGAATATTATGGTTGGAAGGAGGCGATTGCGATTTTTATTGATGATGACTATGGGAGAAATGGTATCTCTGCGTTAGACGATACACTTGCATCGAGGCGCTGTCGCATCTCATATAAAGCAGGGATTTCCCCTGGAGCTACTGTAACCCGaggtgatattatggatgttctgGTAAAGGTTGCCCTAATGGAATCTAGAGTCATTGTTCTACATGCATATCCCAAGGTAGGGTTCATGGTACTTTCAGTGGCACACTATCTTGGAATGATGGGTGATGGTTATGTCTGGATATCCACAGATTGGCTCACCACTGTGTTAGATTCGTCTTCTCCCCTTCCACTAGAAACTATGGATACCATGCAAGGAGTTCTCGTTTTGCGTCAACACACTCCAGACTCTGAAAATAAAAGAGCGTTTTCGTCTAGATGGAACAAGTTGACAGGTGGCTTATTAGGGCTAAATTCCTATGCACTTCATGCATATGACACGGTTTGGCTAGTTGCACATGCTATAGATTCATTTTTTAATCAGGGAGGGAGGGTTTCGTTTTCTAATGATACTAAGTTGCAATCAGCTGAAGGAAGTAATCTTCACCTTGAAGCAATGAGTATTTTTGATGGTGGGCCACTTCTGCTGAAGAACTTGTTGCAGAGTGATTTTATCGGTTTGACGGGGCCATTCAAGTTTAGTCCTGACAATTCTCTTATTCGTCCAGCATATGATATCATAAATGTAATTGGAACTGGTTTTCGGCGTGTTGGTTACTGGTCTAACTATTCTGGCTTGTCCATCTTGCCTCCCGAGACCTTTTACTCGAGTCCACCTAATCGTTCAAGTGCAAACCAAAAGATTTATAGTGTTGTATGGCCTGGAAACAATGTTCAAAAACCTCGTGGATGGGTTTTTCCAAACAATGGTAAGCAACTGAGAATAGGGGTGCCCATCCGAGTTAGTTACCGGGAATTTGTGTCTCAAATTCAAGGCACTAACAATTTTAAAGGTTTTTGCATTGATGTATTCACTGCTGCTGTAAACTTATTGCCATATGCTGTTCCACATCAATTTGTCCCCTATGGAAACGGGCATGAAAATCCAAGCTACACTGATATGGTGAAGCTAATCACAGCCGGG AAATTTGATGGTGTTGTTGGTGATATTGCAATAGTTACGAATCGGACTAGAATTGTCGATTTCACACAGCCATATGTCGCATCTGGACTTGTTGTTGTGGCTCCATTCCAAAAGTTGAATTCAGGTGGTTGGGCCTTCCTAAGACCCTTTTCCGCTCAAATGTGGGGAGTTATCACtattttctttctctttgttGGGATGGTAGTGTGGATTTTAGAGCACCGAACCAATGACGAGTTTCGTGGGCCTCCCAAACAGCAGTTGATAACGATTCTATG GTTCAGCCTTTCAACTCTCTTTTTCGCCCATA GAGAGAATACTGTAAGTACGCTTGGTCGCATGGTGCTGATCATATGGCTCTTTGTGGTCTTGATAATAAATTCAAGTTACACTGCAAGTTTGACCTCCATCCTCACTGTGCAACAACTATATTCTCCTATTAAAGGAATcgaaagcttgaaagaaattgaTGAACCTATCGGGTTCCAAGTGGGTTCTTTTGCAGAGCGGTATTTGGAGGAAATTGGTATACCAAAATCCAGACTTGTTGCCCTTGGATCGCCGGAACAATATGCTACAGCACTTCAACGTGGTCCTGCAAAAGGGGGTGTAGCTGCAGTAGTGGATGAAAGACCATATGTAGAACTTTTCCTGTCAAATCAGTGCAAATTCAGGATTGTAGGTCAAGAATTCACCAAAAGTGGATGGGGTTTT GCATTTCCTCGGGACTCTCCCTTAGCTGTCGACTTGTCAACTGCAATTTTAACACTATCGGAGAATGGAGATCTCCAACGGATACATGACAAGTGGTTAGCAAGAAGTGCGTGCAGTTTAGACAATGCTGAGCTTGAATCAGATCGCCTTCACTTGAGAAGCTTTTCAGGCCTCTTTCTTATATGTGGGATTGCATGCTTCATTGCTCTCCTAATATATTTCCTCCAGATTCTGCGTAAATTTCGCCGGACTTCCAAAGCTGAAGTTGTTTCAGATGGTCAGAGTAATACTTCGCGTTCTAAACGTCTTCAAACTTTATTGTCACTTATTGATGAGAAATCAGATAAATCGAATAGAGGCAGTAAGAGAAGGAAAATAGACAGATCAGTTTCTGATGACAACATCGAAAGTGACTTGGGAAGGGATTCCAGATTGAGAGAATCACAGGTTGCTTCTCAGAATGAAATTCATTAG